A window from Thunnus albacares chromosome 19, fThuAlb1.1, whole genome shotgun sequence encodes these proteins:
- the edn1 gene encoding endothelin-1, which yields MDTYILITVLSVMYSWILCTVLSAPAGETPTASTVTQGRHVRTKRCSCATFLDKECVYFCHLDIIWVNTPERVVSYGLGNAPRTRRAVADSMATNSGPRCQCLRENDNTCRNFCRLENHLRYETSPDTVIRSAEGDGCAGEQCKHKLAADTGRIKRMRSSNKKRVSPLALRAALKTRLLLEKWRVRQRHRARAWEGESSAS from the exons ATGGATACATACATTTTGATTACCGTTTTGTCAGTGATGTACTCCTGGATTTTGTGCACAG TCCTATCAGCACCAGCTGGAGAGACACCCACCGCCTCCACCGTCACCCAGGGGCGCCATGTACGGACCAAGCGCTGCTCCTGCGCCACCTTCCTGGACAAGGAGTGCGTCTACTTCTGCCACCTGGACATCATATGGGTCAATACACCTGA GCGCGTGGTCTCCTACGGACTGGGCAACGCTCCCAGGACGAGGCGCGCGGTCGCGGACTCCATGGCAACCAACAGCGGACCTCGCTGCCAGTGCCTCCGCGAGAACGACAACACATGCAGAAACTTCTGCCGACTGGAAAACCACCTCAG GTATGAGACATCGCCAGACACGGTGATCCGCTCCGCCGAGGGCGATGGTTGTGCTGGGGAGCAGTGCAAACACAAGCTGGCAGCCGACACGGGCAGGATTAAGAG GATGAGGAGCAGCAACAAGAAACGGGTGTCGCCTCTAGCTCTCAGGGCTGCGTTGAAAACCCGCCTGCTGCTCGAGAAGTGGAGGGTGAGACAGCGCCACAGGGCAAGAGCATGGGAGGGCGAGAGCTCAGCCTCCTAA